The Falco cherrug isolate bFalChe1 chromosome 6, bFalChe1.pri, whole genome shotgun sequence genome window below encodes:
- the HTR1E gene encoding 5-hydroxytryptamine receptor 1E — MNFTNCTTEANVAAKPKTVTEKMLVTLTLATITTLTMLLNSAVIAAISTTKKLHQPANYLICSLAVTDLLVAVLVMPLSITYIMIDKWTLGYFICEIWLSVDMTCCTCSILHLCVIALDRYWAITDAIEYARKRTAKRAGLMIVTVWTISIFISMPPLFWRNHHSVNIPSECRIQHDHVIYTIYSTFGAFYIPLTLILILYYRIYHAAKSLYQKRGSSRHLSNRSTDSQNSFASCKLTQTFCVSDFSTSDPTTEFDKINASVRIPPFENDLDLAGDRQQISTTRERKAARILGLILGAFILSWLPFFIKELLVGLHVCTVSPEVADFLTWLGYVNSLINPLLYTSFNEDFKLAFRKLIRCREHT, encoded by the coding sequence ATGAATTTCACAAATTGTACTACTGAAGCCAACGTGGCTGCAAAGCCTAAAACAGTAACTGAAAAGATGCTTGTTACCCTGACCTTGGCCACAATTACAACCTTGACTATGCTGCTGAATTCTGCTGTAATTGCAGCAATCTCCACAACCAAGAAGCTCCACCAGCCGGCAAATTATTTAATATGTTCACTAGCTGTGACAGATCTCCTAGTTGCTGTTCTCGTCATGCCCTTGAGCATCACTTACATAATGATAGATAAATGGACTTTGGGATACTTCATCTGTGAGATCTGGCTTAGCGTCGACATGACCTGTTGCACGTGTTCAATCCTTCATCTGTGTGTCATTGCTCTGGACAGGTACTGGGCAATCACAGATGCTATCGAATACGCTAGAAAAAGAACGGCAAAAAGAGCTGGGCTAATGATAGTCACTGTGTGGACTATCTCCATTTTCATATCAATGCCCCCTTTGTTTTGGAGGAATCACCACAGCGTCAATATTCCCAGTGAGTGTCGCATTCAGCATGACCACGTCATCTACACTATTTATTCCACATTTGGGGCATTTTACATCCCCTTGACTTTGATCCTGATCCTGTACTACAGAATTTACCATGCTGCAAAGAGCCTTTACCAAAAGCGGGGTTCCAGCCGCCACCTCAGCAACAGGAGCACCGACAGCCAGAACTCCTTTGCCAGCTGCAAGCTCACACAGACATTCTGCGTCTCGGACTTCTCCACGTCTGACCCAACCACAGAGTTCGATAAAATCAATGCATCCGTGAGGATCCCTCCTTTTGAGAATGACTTAGACCTGGCTGGTGACCGGCAGCAGATCTCCACAACACGAGAACGAAAGGCTGCTCGCATTTTGGGGCTGATTTTAGGTGCTTTCATTTTATCCTGGTTGCCCTTTTTCATCAAGGAGCTGCTTGTGGGCCTCCACGTTTGCACTGTTTCTCCAGAAGTAGCGGACTTCTTGACCTGGCTTGGATATGTCAACTCCCTTATCAACCCTTTGCTGTACACTAGCTTTAATGAAGACTTCAAGCTGGCCTTTAGAAAGCTCATCAGGTGTCGAGAACATACTTAG